A portion of the Halogeometricum sp. S1BR25-6 genome contains these proteins:
- a CDS encoding alpha/beta fold hydrolase: protein MESTDSAVDGGVTPEVLGLRGESTFVDVGDVDLHVVTAGPEDGEPVVLLHGFPEFWYGWHEYVEPLANEGYRVVVPDQRGYHLSGKPEAVSAYRPEELTGDVLGLLDALDLSAAHLVGHDWGAFVAWWMSLHHPERVRTLSAANVPHPTAFRRALRNDWEQRFKSWYVLFFQLPKLPEALASVGGYRGVCDMMRRTSQPGTFNAADFDCYRAAWSQPGAYRSMLNWYRAIARTNPRPRTERVEVPTLVLWGAKDAFLTRSLALESVEYCERSHLVVLDEATHWIQHEEPVRVRRELTDHFRSHPE from the coding sequence ATGGAATCGACAGACTCCGCCGTCGACGGCGGCGTCACGCCTGAGGTGCTGGGACTGCGCGGCGAGTCGACGTTCGTCGACGTCGGCGACGTGGACCTGCACGTCGTCACCGCCGGTCCGGAAGACGGCGAACCGGTCGTGCTCCTCCACGGCTTCCCCGAGTTCTGGTACGGCTGGCACGAGTACGTCGAACCGCTCGCGAACGAGGGCTACCGCGTCGTCGTCCCCGACCAGCGCGGCTACCACCTGAGCGGGAAACCCGAGGCCGTCTCCGCCTACCGGCCGGAGGAACTCACGGGCGACGTGCTCGGACTCCTCGACGCCCTCGACCTCTCTGCGGCGCACCTCGTCGGCCACGACTGGGGCGCCTTCGTCGCGTGGTGGATGAGCCTCCACCACCCCGAGCGCGTCCGGACGCTGTCGGCGGCGAACGTCCCCCACCCGACGGCGTTCCGCCGGGCGCTCAGAAACGACTGGGAGCAGCGGTTCAAAAGCTGGTACGTCCTGTTCTTCCAACTGCCGAAACTCCCCGAGGCGCTGGCGAGCGTCGGCGGGTACCGCGGCGTCTGCGACATGATGCGTCGGACCAGCCAACCGGGCACGTTCAACGCCGCCGACTTCGACTGCTACCGCGCGGCGTGGTCGCAACCGGGGGCCTACCGGTCGATGCTCAACTGGTACCGCGCCATCGCCCGGACGAATCCCCGCCCGCGGACCGAACGCGTCGAGGTGCCGACGCTCGTGCTGTGGGGGGCGAAAGACGCCTTCCTCACCCGCTCGCTCGCCTTGGAGAGCGTCGAGTACTGCGAGCGGAGCCACCTCGTCGTCCTCGACGAGGCGACCCACTGGATTCAACACGAAGAACCCGTCCGCGTTCGCCGCGAACTCACCGACCACTTCCGGTCGCACCCGGAGTGA
- a CDS encoding amino acid permease, producing MSGGDEELAKDLGPLAALTIGVGTMIGAGIFVLPGPAVAQAGPLAAAAFVLGGGIALLTALSASELGTAMPKSGGAYYYVNHALGPLFGSVAGWANWMGLAFASAFYMTGFGQYVTTFLPVPDLSLGFVTISAVKLVALAGAALFVFVNYVGAKETGKLQNYIVVTLVAILAVFTAFGAMSADLSSLRPIVPPDKGISPLLPVTGLVFVSYLGFVQITSVAEEIQEPGKNLPRAVIGSVLIVTTVYALVLVTVLAAVPNSVVANNDTAVVDVARMLIGPVGAAAMLFGGLLATASSANASILASSRINFAMGRDQIVSTELNEIHPRFGTPYRSIAITGGFIFAFILLADVETLATAGSVLHLIIYGLLNIALIVMRTADPKEYQPDYTVPLYPFTPILGMITSFALIYFFASDVILLAVGFTVFAAVWYLGYARSRATKQGILGQYILSRREEVPDAAVSAASSVQPDGGTYRVMVPLANPANETDLITLASALAKARDGTVVAVHIEQVPDQTALESARERGDFAEAHEILERARDNAETFDVPIETHTILSHRSFEEVFDAARTYDADVTVMGWGPDSHGAPGRAESAIDELASSLPCDFLVLRDRGFDASRILVPTAGGPDSDLSAAVAATLRDRYDSTVALLHVADDAAEGERFLSEWAEGHGLSDAELIVEESDDVEACIERHARDATMLVIGATERGLLSRLVRGTLVLDVLNEVDCSVLLAERARTRSLRERLFGRK from the coding sequence GTGAGCGGCGGCGACGAAGAACTCGCGAAGGACCTCGGCCCCCTCGCCGCCCTGACCATCGGCGTCGGGACGATGATCGGCGCGGGCATCTTCGTGCTGCCCGGTCCCGCCGTCGCGCAGGCCGGCCCCCTCGCCGCCGCGGCGTTCGTTCTCGGCGGTGGCATCGCCCTGTTGACCGCGCTCTCGGCCTCCGAACTCGGCACGGCGATGCCGAAGTCCGGCGGAGCGTACTACTACGTCAACCACGCCCTCGGCCCCCTCTTCGGCAGCGTCGCCGGATGGGCCAACTGGATGGGGCTGGCGTTCGCCTCGGCGTTCTACATGACCGGGTTCGGGCAGTACGTCACGACGTTCCTGCCCGTCCCCGACCTGTCGCTCGGGTTCGTCACGATATCGGCGGTGAAACTCGTCGCCCTCGCGGGCGCGGCGCTGTTCGTCTTCGTCAACTACGTCGGCGCGAAGGAGACGGGCAAACTCCAGAACTACATCGTCGTCACCCTGGTCGCCATCCTCGCCGTGTTCACGGCGTTCGGCGCGATGAGCGCGGACCTCTCGTCGCTCCGACCCATCGTCCCGCCGGACAAGGGCATCTCCCCGCTGCTTCCGGTGACGGGTCTGGTGTTCGTCTCGTATCTCGGCTTCGTCCAGATCACGTCGGTCGCCGAAGAGATTCAGGAACCGGGCAAGAACCTCCCGCGGGCCGTCATCGGGAGCGTCCTCATCGTCACGACGGTGTACGCGCTGGTCCTCGTGACCGTCCTCGCGGCGGTTCCGAACAGCGTCGTCGCCAACAACGACACCGCCGTCGTCGACGTGGCGCGGATGCTCATCGGACCGGTCGGCGCCGCCGCGATGCTGTTCGGCGGCCTCCTCGCGACCGCCTCCAGCGCCAACGCCTCCATCCTCGCCTCCTCGCGCATCAACTTCGCGATGGGGCGAGACCAGATCGTCAGCACGGAACTCAACGAAATTCACCCGCGGTTCGGGACGCCCTACCGCTCTATCGCCATCACGGGCGGGTTCATCTTCGCGTTCATCCTGCTAGCCGACGTGGAGACGCTCGCGACCGCCGGGAGCGTCCTCCACCTCATCATCTACGGCCTGCTCAACATCGCGCTCATCGTGATGCGGACGGCGGACCCCAAGGAGTACCAACCGGACTACACGGTTCCGCTCTACCCCTTCACCCCGATTCTCGGAATGATAACCTCGTTCGCGCTCATCTACTTCTTCGCGAGCGACGTCATCCTCCTCGCCGTCGGCTTCACGGTGTTCGCGGCGGTGTGGTACCTCGGTTACGCCCGTTCGCGGGCCACGAAGCAGGGTATCCTCGGACAGTACATCCTGAGCCGCCGCGAGGAGGTCCCCGACGCCGCCGTCTCGGCCGCCTCCTCGGTCCAACCCGACGGCGGCACCTACCGCGTGATGGTCCCCCTCGCGAATCCGGCGAACGAGACGGACCTCATCACGCTCGCCAGCGCCCTCGCGAAGGCCCGCGACGGCACCGTCGTCGCCGTCCACATCGAGCAGGTACCCGACCAGACGGCGCTCGAATCCGCCCGCGAACGCGGGGACTTCGCGGAGGCGCACGAAATCCTCGAACGCGCCCGCGACAACGCCGAGACGTTCGACGTCCCGATAGAGACGCACACCATCCTCTCGCACCGCTCGTTCGAGGAGGTGTTCGACGCGGCGCGGACGTACGACGCCGACGTCACCGTCATGGGGTGGGGTCCGGACTCCCACGGCGCCCCCGGACGCGCCGAGTCGGCCATCGACGAACTCGCCAGTTCGCTCCCCTGCGACTTCCTCGTCCTGCGCGACAGGGGGTTCGACGCCTCGCGCATCCTGGTGCCGACGGCCGGCGGCCCGGACTCGGACCTCTCGGCGGCCGTCGCGGCGACGCTCCGCGACCGGTACGACTCGACGGTCGCTCTCCTCCACGTCGCCGACGACGCCGCCGAGGGCGAACGGTTCCTCAGCGAGTGGGCCGAGGGCCACGGCCTCTCCGACGCCGAACTCATCGTCGAGGAGTCCGACGACGTGGAGGCGTGTATCGAACGCCACGCGCGGGACGCGACGATGCTCGTCATCGGCGCCACCGAACGCGGCTTGCTCTCCCGCCTCGTCCGCGGGACGCTCGTCCTCGACGTCCTCAACGAGGTGGACTGCTCGGTGCTCCTGGCCGAACGGGCGCGCACGCGTTCGCTCCGCGAGCGACTGTTCGGCCGGAAGTGA
- a CDS encoding YeiH family protein — MPNATFPTAAAVPGLLLLAALAGLAFLVAGAVPGLNALLLAVAFGALVANTVGLPERAADGVRFRGVLLEAGIVLLGARVAFAELVATGPVVLGLAVAAVVFGVAFVESLARRLFNLQHKTASLLAAGASVCGVSAATAIAGTIDADGESLAHVVAAILLFDAVTLLAFPVAGDLLNLSARQFGVWAGLSMYSTGPVTAAGFAHSAAAGQWATVTKLARNSLLGVVALWYAFRYADPSAESGVRSLLNGVPNFLAGFAFVALAANAGLLSPAVLAVLETTSDALFALAFAGLGLDVRLGAMREAGLAPVAVLSVSLVVVSVLALFAVVTLL; from the coding sequence ATGCCGAACGCGACGTTTCCGACCGCCGCCGCCGTTCCGGGGCTCCTCCTCCTCGCGGCGCTGGCCGGCCTCGCCTTCCTCGTCGCCGGCGCGGTACCCGGCCTGAACGCGCTCCTCCTCGCCGTCGCGTTCGGTGCGCTCGTCGCGAACACCGTCGGCCTTCCCGAACGGGCCGCCGACGGGGTTCGGTTCCGCGGCGTCCTCCTCGAAGCCGGCATCGTCCTGCTCGGCGCGCGCGTCGCGTTCGCCGAACTCGTCGCGACCGGTCCCGTCGTGCTCGGCCTCGCCGTCGCGGCCGTCGTCTTCGGCGTCGCGTTCGTTGAGTCGCTCGCCCGGCGGCTGTTCAACCTGCAGCACAAGACGGCGTCGCTGCTCGCCGCGGGCGCCAGCGTCTGCGGCGTCTCCGCCGCGACGGCCATCGCGGGCACCATCGACGCCGACGGGGAGTCGCTGGCGCACGTCGTCGCCGCCATCCTGCTGTTCGACGCGGTGACGCTGCTCGCGTTCCCCGTCGCCGGCGACCTGCTGAACCTCTCCGCCCGGCAGTTCGGCGTCTGGGCCGGACTGAGCATGTACAGCACCGGCCCGGTCACCGCCGCGGGGTTCGCCCACTCGGCCGCGGCCGGACAGTGGGCGACGGTGACGAAACTGGCGCGGAACTCGCTGCTCGGCGTCGTCGCCCTCTGGTACGCGTTCCGCTACGCCGACCCCTCCGCGGAGTCGGGCGTGCGGTCGCTGCTGAACGGCGTGCCGAACTTCCTCGCCGGGTTCGCGTTCGTCGCCCTCGCCGCGAACGCCGGGTTGCTCTCCCCGGCGGTGCTCGCCGTCCTCGAAACGACGAGCGACGCCCTGTTCGCCCTCGCGTTCGCCGGCCTCGGACTCGACGTCCGCCTCGGCGCGATGCGCGAGGCCGGCCTCGCGCCGGTGGCGGTGCTGTCCGTCTCGCTCGTCGTCGTCTCCGTCCTCGCCCTGTTCGCCGTGGTGACGCTCCTGTGA
- a CDS encoding universal stress protein, producing MVEDPATGDDPAAPATPSLFARPLVPVAGADDAAATASALLPRVAAVGGRAVFVHVIEKAGGAPDKASVEQREELAAEMFEHLEAAAADAGVDAETELRYGTDVAETIVDAAHDADATCIAFTPRGGSKWWDLFSGDVRESLVTESDLPVVVLPDVREEGPDT from the coding sequence ATGGTTGAGGACCCCGCGACCGGAGACGACCCCGCCGCACCCGCCACACCCTCCCTGTTCGCCCGACCGCTCGTCCCCGTCGCGGGGGCGGACGACGCCGCGGCGACCGCCAGCGCACTCCTCCCGCGCGTCGCCGCCGTCGGCGGCCGGGCGGTGTTCGTCCACGTCATCGAGAAGGCCGGCGGCGCGCCCGACAAGGCCTCCGTCGAACAGCGCGAGGAACTCGCCGCCGAGATGTTCGAGCACCTCGAAGCGGCGGCCGCGGACGCCGGCGTCGACGCGGAGACCGAACTCCGCTACGGCACCGACGTCGCCGAGACCATCGTCGACGCCGCGCACGACGCGGACGCGACGTGCATCGCGTTCACCCCGCGCGGCGGCAGCAAGTGGTGGGACCTCTTCTCGGGCGACGTCCGCGAATCGCTCGTGACCGAGAGCGACCTGCCGGTGGTCGTTCTCCCGGACGTACGCGAGGAGGGCCCCGACACGTGA